In the Flavobacterium sp. J372 genome, one interval contains:
- a CDS encoding serine hydrolase, which produces MRFTRYIPYILSPLLLLSCKNEGRHLADNLSGNNDSVTQFNTVSEAYKTSKHNSVDNFYKKLWPKDDLSGGMLVAKNGEIIYETYGGFSNRSKKEEITENTPIHIASVSKVLTAALVLKLIDKDKLSLDQKVNTILPTFPYDGITIKMLLNHRSGLPNYAYFADDRKIWNRTMLTNQDVLNLLAKHKFGLYFRPDKKFGYCNTNFAILALIIEKATEMNYRDAMQKFIFSPIGMKNTYVFDYKKHKATASQSYKGNNVLYGFDFLDDVYGDKNIYSTPRDLLKFDLATYSDDFLSPDLVKQVFKGYSYENKGVKNYGLGIRLHEWETGEKVFYHNGWWHGNTSSYVTLKQDTVTMIALSNRFSYKPYKIWKMSPLFGTYPIKADKDDSPE; this is translated from the coding sequence ATGAGATTTACACGATATATACCCTACATACTTTCACCTTTACTACTGTTATCCTGCAAAAATGAAGGCAGGCATCTTGCTGATAATCTTTCAGGCAACAATGATAGCGTTACGCAATTTAATACAGTATCTGAAGCTTATAAAACATCAAAACACAACAGCGTTGATAATTTCTACAAAAAGCTTTGGCCCAAAGATGACCTGAGCGGCGGTATGCTGGTTGCCAAAAACGGAGAAATTATTTATGAAACCTATGGCGGATTCAGTAACCGAAGTAAAAAAGAAGAAATCACTGAAAATACACCTATACACATAGCTTCGGTAAGTAAAGTGCTTACCGCAGCATTGGTGCTTAAGCTTATTGATAAAGATAAGCTTTCGCTTGACCAGAAAGTGAATACCATCCTGCCGACATTTCCTTATGATGGCATTACGATTAAAATGCTGCTGAACCACCGGAGCGGGCTGCCAAACTATGCCTACTTTGCTGATGACCGAAAGATATGGAACCGTACCATGCTTACCAACCAGGATGTACTGAACCTGCTGGCTAAGCACAAATTCGGCCTTTACTTCAGGCCTGATAAAAAGTTCGGTTATTGTAATACCAACTTCGCCATACTTGCGCTCATTATTGAAAAAGCGACAGAAATGAATTACCGCGATGCAATGCAAAAATTTATTTTTAGCCCTATAGGCATGAAAAATACTTATGTATTTGATTATAAAAAGCATAAGGCAACAGCCAGCCAGAGCTATAAAGGCAATAATGTGCTTTATGGGTTTGATTTTCTTGATGATGTGTATGGCGACAAAAACATATACTCAACGCCTCGTGACCTGCTGAAGTTTGACCTTGCTACCTACAGCGATGATTTTTTAAGCCCTGATTTGGTTAAGCAGGTGTTTAAGGGGTATAGTTATGAAAACAAGGGCGTAAAAAACTATGGGCTTGGCATAAGGCTGCACGAATGGGAAACAGGTGAGAAAGTATTTTACCACAACGGCTGGTGGCACGGCAATACATCTTCATATGTGACACTTAAGCAAGATACTGTTACCATGATTGCACTTTCAAACCGGTTTTCTTATAAACCCTACAAAATCTGGAAGATGTCACCTTTATTCGGCACCTACCCTATCAAAGCAGATAAAGACGATTCACCGGAATAA
- a CDS encoding PH domain-containing protein: MLKPNIRKIIVPVFFWLVLPLSIYFGLGYAAEPSIFNFINFVPVYVLAISILIYFAFRHSRLYVSEGFIIKQSGAWDIDVDYLQPHKIQSMKLTQYFWQKSADVGKVKLYTAGGAINFGPANYKKLKQFANYWLYQVEAGNKDWM; the protein is encoded by the coding sequence ATGCTCAAACCCAATATCCGTAAAATAATTGTGCCTGTCTTTTTCTGGCTTGTGCTGCCTTTAAGCATTTATTTCGGTTTAGGTTACGCTGCTGAGCCTAGTATATTCAACTTCATCAATTTTGTGCCGGTGTATGTTTTAGCTATCAGTATCCTTATTTACTTTGCTTTCCGTCATAGCAGGTTGTATGTAAGCGAAGGTTTCATTATAAAACAAAGCGGCGCGTGGGATATTGATGTTGACTACCTACAGCCACACAAAATACAAAGCATGAAGCTCACACAATATTTCTGGCAAAAAAGCGCCGATGTAGGCAAGGTAAAACTTTACACAGCTGGAGGAGCCATAAACTTCGGGCCGGCTAATTATAAAAAACTAAAGCAGTTTGCCAACTACTGGCTATATCAGGTAGAAGCAGGGAATAAAGATTGGATGTGA
- a CDS encoding PH domain-containing protein, with protein MNSDFTQPQRQSFVGVVVMFADTFQKFARAIFPVVIGLAFQINKIGKGYFVLGVGVIFTIIAIIAYLRYRNFTFYIDEENEEFIINEGIINKSRLAIPLDKIQQVNINQSLLQRIIDVHSLEVDTAGTNKQEVSIKAISQELAASLKTRLMDGGKGEDVLTEEYVAGSTAETGKPLVTICLASLFRTGITSNYARSFALLLAFTISTFQYIEDYINVAGFDDDPLDDYINAELALRFLTFIIIGVMALVLVINLSRTIIRYFGYKIIKQQGALLLSYGLINTRNTILRPNKIQYLTLGRNYFQKKLNVQDLKIRQASGNEPADNEKRKLLLKSPD; from the coding sequence ATGAATAGTGACTTTACCCAACCGCAGCGGCAATCTTTTGTTGGGGTTGTGGTAATGTTTGCCGACACCTTCCAGAAATTTGCCCGTGCCATTTTTCCGGTCGTAATTGGCCTGGCTTTCCAGATCAATAAAATCGGGAAGGGTTATTTTGTACTGGGGGTGGGCGTTATATTTACCATAATAGCTATAATTGCTTATTTAAGATATCGGAACTTTACTTTCTACATTGATGAAGAAAACGAAGAATTCATTATTAACGAAGGCATAATCAACAAAAGCCGGCTTGCCATACCGCTTGATAAGATACAGCAGGTAAACATAAACCAGTCGTTGCTGCAGCGGATTATAGATGTTCATTCGCTTGAAGTGGATACCGCCGGTACAAATAAGCAGGAAGTATCTATTAAGGCTATATCTCAGGAGCTGGCTGCATCGTTAAAGACCCGCCTGATGGATGGTGGAAAAGGTGAGGATGTTTTAACTGAGGAGTATGTGGCTGGATCTACTGCTGAAACCGGGAAACCTTTGGTAACAATATGCCTTGCCAGCCTTTTCAGGACAGGAATAACATCAAATTATGCGCGGAGTTTTGCGCTGCTGCTTGCATTTACTATATCGACATTTCAATATATTGAAGATTATATAAATGTTGCAGGATTTGACGATGATCCGCTTGACGATTATATTAATGCTGAACTGGCCCTACGCTTCCTGACGTTTATAATTATTGGCGTTATGGCGCTTGTACTTGTCATTAACCTGAGCCGTACAATAATACGGTACTTCGGCTACAAAATTATAAAACAGCAAGGTGCGCTGCTGCTTTCGTACGGGCTTATCAATACAAGGAATACAATCCTTCGCCCGAACAAAATCCAGTACCTGACCCTGGGACGCAATTATTTCCAGAAGAAACTAAATGTGCAGGACTTAAAAATCCGCCAGGCATCAGGTAATGAACCTGCAGATAATGAAAAAAGAAAGCTGCTATTGAAATCCCCGGATTAA
- a CDS encoding fibronectin type III domain-containing protein yields MLFFLLFSSWDAFSQVSINETFDGTTTPPSGWAYTSFSRTTTVPCAGAGAIRKNQWSSSTTGNATTPTWTSNGQNVSIQFSYKLLNYSSSTPTVAMPNSPAWGSIITELSTNGGTSYGITVGTIDATNHVVSTSCATKSYVVPGSSVPAASSLKVRFRLTFAGSTPDYFVYLDDVVITQVSLNPPSCITSPTAPTNNATAVTSPVFTWPAASGAPTGYKFYLGTDAQATNVLNGTDVAAVTSYTYTGALTPATVYYWKVVPYNANGDATSCTAWSFTTGATPACLSTSAPASGTTTSYSTQRITWSAVSGATSYDVYFGTTNPPVFATNQTALSYAPVLAANTTYYWRVVPRNITGGSTECAINTLSTASAIYCVPSTTNGCTDGDVIARVQLNTLDNNSGTGCPSGTLGYSDYTSNSSLTTTLQAGASYQCKVWAGQYGEGYAAWIDYNDDGTFASNERIGYSNGQVAGSGSVGVLGSSATFTISLACNPPVGVHRMRVRAMFNTNGIDVTPCGSNSYGETEDYLVTITEPAACPQPSNLAVGTITATTANLSWVLGCAETAWEVLVQPASSPAPTAETTGVSATAVNYVAEGLSAGIPYNFYVRANCGPEDGVSLWSGPISFNTPPNQAPECATPLLPENGATEVALGANASVNISWSPSTTGQVATSYDVYFGQTPTTLTNLGNTTGTNVNITGLVAGQTNYWKVVPKNSVGSADIDNCTLFSFTTAIPPGDTCATALNLGALTSPYTSTTANFTNHINLTCDASGELSPDGYYYIDVPANYTLNIAQTANGYDSVIYVGYGTCGNLTSISCFDEPDTQATSWMNLTGGTARVYWIQDGYGDSGSFTLTWSLAPPPDCLPPTALVTNVSGTSADISWTASESAPTGGYQYEVRRTGAVLSGNTGLIASGTTTDNSIPTVTGLTIGTTYTVYVRSLCSETISSSWNSKAFLVPVANDICSNAITLTCGGSTTGTTVGATNDNMPVCGITDLTTQNSAGVWYKFIGDGSDVTITTCGPTQVDTRMAVYTGECGALNCLTGNEDNSSCTTATWSSQVLFSTVNGGEYYVLVYAYGDTATVNFNIAMSCVVPCTPATTNDNCATAVALTLGTPLSSNNTCSTPSTGVAYPSCGSQFSSYYDTWYTFNSGSNTTLEIALTATAPTAVGYALYTGTCGGSFTQRACNLTGVATNVTVTANTNYFLRVYTDGIAGRGNFTVSVKTPCLRPTGVSASAITVNTATVSWTPSTSNPSNGYEYEVRFAGAAGSGESGLVATGATSSATVNLTDLLEDTQHTIYIRSVCGAEDYGPWTTGTNFTTLTGCYRPTSPGVANVTATAATLSWTPPTEAVPQSGYGWEIRTSGAAGTGSTGLAASGNTSGTTVNTNALSPSTAYTLYVRSRCGGSSFSGWTTGVTFNTTPANDACSGAIAITCGGPSLTGTTVGATNENMAVCGIAGVTVQNTPGVWYKYVSNGTDVTFSTCNAGSGDTRIAVYKGTCAALTCVGGNDDNSGCTASTLSSEVTIADTQEGATYYILVYAFSFSSPATTTVNFVLTATCAPACTPAAGNNESATAQTIFFGSTPSNNTCATASLGLDYPSCDSAFATYYDVWYKFNTGSTTFVDMSLTSSSPVAAGFALYSGTPGALTQVASTCNTTGALTSVTGLNANTVYYLRVYSTSKTARGNFTVNLSVPCRVPTGLLVTNTANTATLYWTASASSPMDGYQYEVRTSGAAGSGSTGLAASGTTTSLSQVVTGLSVDTNYTVYVRSACGSSSFSPWTSGVAFRTGFCVPAPTSGIGDGITKVSYDSVNNVTGAESGNYANYAAMSGIVQRANVANVKVKTATAANVKVWVDWNNDFDFNDAGEEVYSGATVSDSLTASFTVPISTSVGNHRMRIGAGTSSSLTPCYTGTAAAFEDYTLNVDTMGPVHLNNAACNSTVTSFTSALYTTTAIGAQAYRFRVKNGASEQVIERTTTFISLNMLTAPAYGVTYLIDVAVKLNGEWTDYGKECKVTTVNPVQSSKLELCNTGGTSVSSFATPLYAVNVPAATNYRFQVTSSQGTVTFDRPSRFFTISMLASYDYNTDYSVRVATLSGGVWSAYGDACIIRVDMPTSTLTAQYCGGTVTKKGLPIYATNVPRAISYRFRVTYNGTPYEINRSVAYFTLSQVPTFIPLGATVSVEVKALTAGAESAYGAACNVTLLNPNGRPGADNESDAETARASETKLSGFPNPFRETFVLNFTTESEEMVNIVVYDMTGKLVDKRTVSANELPTLQIGDNFAAGVYNLILTQGETIKTLRVVKNVN; encoded by the coding sequence CTGCTGTAACTTCACCGGTATTTACATGGCCAGCGGCCAGCGGCGCTCCAACAGGATATAAATTTTATCTTGGCACAGATGCCCAGGCTACAAACGTACTTAACGGTACAGATGTAGCTGCCGTAACAAGTTATACTTACACGGGTGCGTTAACTCCTGCTACAGTATATTATTGGAAAGTTGTACCATATAATGCTAATGGTGATGCAACATCATGTACTGCATGGAGTTTTACTACCGGTGCTACACCCGCATGTTTAAGTACTTCAGCGCCTGCTTCAGGTACAACAACCAGCTACTCTACCCAAAGAATCACCTGGAGCGCTGTAAGTGGCGCAACCAGTTATGATGTATATTTTGGTACTACAAACCCACCTGTATTTGCAACTAATCAAACAGCATTATCTTATGCTCCGGTACTTGCTGCTAATACAACATATTACTGGCGTGTTGTGCCAAGAAACATAACTGGTGGCTCAACTGAATGTGCAATAAACACACTTTCAACAGCCAGTGCTATATATTGTGTGCCTTCAACAACAAACGGATGTACAGATGGAGACGTAATTGCCAGGGTGCAGCTTAACACACTTGACAATAATTCAGGTACAGGATGCCCAAGCGGCACATTAGGTTACTCTGATTATACTTCCAACTCATCGCTTACCACAACACTCCAGGCCGGAGCATCATATCAATGTAAAGTATGGGCAGGGCAATATGGAGAAGGTTATGCAGCATGGATAGATTATAACGATGATGGCACATTTGCATCAAATGAGCGTATAGGATATTCTAACGGCCAGGTTGCAGGTAGCGGCAGCGTAGGTGTTCTTGGTTCTTCCGCAACATTTACAATATCGCTCGCATGTAACCCGCCTGTGGGTGTACACCGCATGCGTGTTAGGGCAATGTTCAACACCAATGGTATAGATGTAACGCCATGCGGCAGTAATTCTTATGGTGAAACAGAGGATTACCTTGTAACAATAACTGAGCCGGCAGCGTGCCCGCAGCCATCAAATCTGGCGGTTGGTACAATTACGGCTACTACAGCAAACCTTTCATGGGTATTGGGCTGCGCAGAAACTGCTTGGGAAGTGTTGGTTCAGCCTGCATCTTCACCTGCTCCTACTGCAGAAACCACAGGTGTTTCGGCTACAGCTGTAAACTATGTAGCTGAAGGCCTAAGTGCCGGTATTCCGTATAATTTTTATGTACGTGCAAATTGTGGCCCTGAAGATGGAGTAAGCCTTTGGTCTGGCCCTATAAGCTTTAATACACCGCCAAACCAGGCACCTGAATGTGCTACACCGTTGCTGCCGGAAAACGGGGCAACTGAAGTAGCTCTTGGTGCAAATGCATCTGTAAATATTTCATGGTCACCAAGTACAACAGGACAGGTGGCTACATCATATGATGTTTATTTTGGCCAAACTCCTACTACACTTACAAATCTGGGTAATACTACAGGTACTAACGTAAATATTACTGGCCTTGTTGCCGGCCAGACAAATTACTGGAAAGTTGTTCCTAAAAACAGTGTAGGTTCTGCCGATATAGATAACTGTACTTTATTTAGCTTTACTACGGCTATACCGCCGGGGGATACCTGTGCTACTGCACTAAACCTTGGAGCATTGACAAGCCCGTATACATCTACAACGGCAAACTTTACAAACCACATTAATCTTACATGTGACGCGTCTGGGGAACTTTCTCCTGATGGATATTACTATATAGATGTACCTGCAAATTATACTTTAAATATTGCACAGACGGCCAACGGATATGACTCTGTTATCTATGTAGGCTATGGTACATGCGGTAATCTTACTTCAATCAGCTGCTTTGATGAACCTGATACGCAGGCTACAAGCTGGATGAACTTAACCGGAGGTACTGCTCGTGTATATTGGATTCAGGATGGTTATGGTGACTCAGGCTCATTCACACTTACATGGTCTTTGGCACCACCGCCTGATTGTTTGCCTCCAACAGCATTAGTAACTAATGTAAGCGGTACATCAGCAGATATTTCATGGACAGCTTCAGAATCAGCCCCAACTGGCGGTTACCAGTATGAAGTTCGCAGGACCGGCGCTGTACTTAGTGGTAACACAGGACTTATTGCAAGCGGTACAACTACCGATAATTCAATACCTACTGTAACCGGCCTTACTATTGGTACTACTTATACAGTATATGTGCGTTCACTTTGCTCTGAAACCATTTCAAGCTCATGGAATTCAAAAGCATTCCTGGTGCCTGTTGCCAATGACATTTGTTCAAATGCAATTACACTTACTTGCGGAGGCTCAACTACGGGCACTACAGTAGGAGCAACAAATGACAATATGCCTGTTTGTGGTATTACCGATTTAACAACACAAAACTCTGCCGGTGTTTGGTATAAATTTATAGGCGATGGCAGTGATGTAACAATCACAACCTGCGGCCCTACACAGGTAGATACAAGGATGGCTGTTTATACAGGAGAATGCGGCGCGCTTAATTGCCTTACAGGTAATGAAGACAACTCGAGCTGTACCACTGCAACATGGTCATCACAAGTGTTGTTCAGCACTGTAAATGGTGGTGAATATTATGTACTTGTATATGCCTACGGCGATACAGCTACAGTAAACTTTAATATTGCCATGAGCTGCGTAGTACCTTGTACTCCTGCAACAACAAATGATAACTGTGCTACTGCGGTTGCACTTACCCTTGGTACTCCGCTATCAAGCAACAATACATGCTCTACACCATCTACAGGTGTGGCATATCCTAGCTGCGGCAGCCAGTTTTCTTCATACTATGACACATGGTATACATTTAACTCAGGCAGCAACACAACGCTTGAAATTGCGCTTACAGCTACGGCGCCTACAGCAGTAGGTTATGCGCTTTACACAGGTACTTGTGGCGGATCATTTACACAAAGGGCTTGTAACCTTACAGGCGTTGCAACAAATGTAACAGTAACAGCTAATACTAACTATTTCCTAAGGGTGTATACTGATGGTATTGCAGGCAGAGGTAACTTTACTGTAAGCGTAAAAACACCTTGCTTAAGGCCTACAGGCGTTTCAGCGTCAGCTATAACAGTAAATACTGCTACTGTATCATGGACACCTTCAACCAGCAACCCATCTAACGGCTATGAGTATGAAGTGCGTTTCGCAGGTGCAGCAGGCAGCGGCGAGAGCGGACTTGTAGCAACCGGTGCAACATCTTCAGCAACTGTAAACCTTACAGATTTACTTGAAGATACACAGCATACAATCTACATCCGTTCAGTTTGTGGCGCTGAAGATTATGGCCCATGGACAACAGGTACTAATTTCACTACACTTACAGGCTGTTACAGGCCAACATCTCCGGGTGTTGCAAATGTCACTGCTACTGCAGCCACATTAAGCTGGACTCCTCCTACAGAGGCGGTGCCTCAAAGTGGCTATGGTTGGGAAATACGTACATCTGGTGCTGCAGGTACAGGTTCAACCGGTTTGGCAGCTTCAGGAAACACATCAGGTACAACTGTAAATACAAATGCATTGTCACCATCTACTGCATATACATTATATGTACGTTCTCGTTGTGGCGGCTCATCATTCTCAGGATGGACAACAGGTGTTACATTTAACACTACACCGGCTAATGATGCTTGTTCGGGAGCTATTGCAATTACCTGCGGAGGCCCATCACTTACAGGCACAACTGTTGGCGCAACAAACGAGAATATGGCAGTTTGTGGTATAGCCGGTGTTACCGTGCAAAACACACCTGGCGTATGGTACAAATATGTAAGTAATGGTACTGATGTTACTTTCAGTACATGTAATGCCGGCTCAGGCGATACGCGTATTGCTGTGTATAAAGGTACCTGCGCTGCTTTAACATGCGTTGGTGGTAATGATGACAACTCTGGCTGTACAGCTTCAACATTATCATCTGAAGTGACCATTGCTGATACACAGGAAGGAGCAACATACTATATATTAGTATATGCATTTTCTTTCAGCAGCCCTGCAACAACAACAGTTAATTTTGTGCTTACTGCTACTTGTGCACCTGCCTGTACACCTGCTGCAGGAAATAATGAAAGCGCAACTGCACAAACCATTTTCTTTGGCTCTACACCAAGTAATAATACATGTGCAACAGCCAGCCTTGGTCTTGATTACCCTAGCTGTGATAGTGCTTTTGCTACATATTATGATGTCTGGTATAAGTTTAATACCGGTTCAACAACATTTGTTGATATGAGCCTTACATCATCAAGTCCTGTTGCGGCAGGTTTTGCATTGTATTCAGGAACTCCGGGTGCACTTACTCAGGTAGCATCTACTTGTAATACTACCGGTGCATTAACTTCGGTTACAGGCCTTAATGCAAATACAGTTTACTATTTAAGGGTATATTCTACAAGCAAAACAGCAAGAGGTAACTTCACCGTAAATCTTTCAGTTCCTTGCAGGGTACCAACTGGCTTACTAGTCACAAATACTGCAAACACTGCAACGCTTTACTGGACAGCTTCAGCGTCATCTCCTATGGATGGATATCAGTATGAGGTGCGTACTTCAGGCGCTGCGGGCAGCGGTTCTACCGGCCTTGCTGCAAGTGGTACAACAACATCACTATCTCAGGTAGTTACAGGCCTCTCTGTAGATACTAACTATACTGTATATGTGCGTTCGGCATGCGGAAGCTCAAGCTTCAGCCCATGGACATCAGGTGTTGCATTCCGTACAGGTTTCTGTGTACCGGCACCTACAAGCGGTATTGGTGATGGTATTACTAAAGTATCTTACGATAGTGTAAACAATGTTACCGGAGCCGAATCTGGAAATTATGCAAACTACGCTGCTATGAGCGGTATAGTGCAGAGGGCTAATGTGGCAAATGTAAAAGTTAAGACAGCTACTGCCGCAAATGTTAAGGTTTGGGTTGACTGGAACAATGACTTTGACTTTAATGATGCCGGTGAAGAAGTATATAGCGGTGCAACGGTTAGCGATAGCCTTACAGCATCATTTACCGTACCTATTTCAACATCTGTAGGTAACCACAGAATGAGGATTGGTGCAGGAACTTCATCTTCATTAACACCGTGCTATACAGGTACTGCTGCTGCATTTGAAGATTATACTTTAAATGTTGACACAATGGGCCCTGTACATCTTAATAACGCCGCGTGTAACAGTACAGTTACAAGCTTTACATCAGCATTGTATACAACTACAGCTATTGGCGCGCAGGCTTACAGATTCAGGGTTAAAAACGGCGCATCAGAGCAGGTTATAGAAAGAACAACAACTTTCATTTCTCTTAACATGCTTACTGCACCGGCTTACGGAGTTACATATTTAATTGATGTAGCTGTTAAACTAAACGGAGAATGGACAGACTATGGTAAAGAATGTAAAGTAACAACAGTAAATCCTGTTCAGTCCAGCAAGCTAGAACTTTGTAACACAGGAGGAACATCTGTGTCATCATTTGCAACACCATTGTATGCTGTTAATGTACCTGCAGCAACAAACTACAGGTTCCAGGTTACATCTTCACAAGGTACAGTTACGTTTGACAGGCCATCAAGGTTCTTTACAATAAGCATGCTTGCTTCATATGACTATAATACTGATTATTCAGTGAGGGTTGCAACTCTTTCAGGAGGAGTGTGGTCGGCATATGGTGATGCTTGTATAATACGTGTTGATATGCCTACTTCAACACTAACTGCACAATATTGTGGTGGTACAGTTACTAAGAAAGGCCTGCCTATTTATGCTACAAACGTTCCTCGTGCAATTTCATACCGTTTCAGGGTAACTTACAATGGTACACCTTATGAAATCAACAGGAGTGTAGCTTACTTCACGCTTAGCCAGGTACCTACATTTATTCCATTAGGAGCAACAGTATCTGTTGAAGTAAAAGCACTTACAGCAGGCGCTGAGTCGGCATACGGCGCAGCATGTAATGTAACTCTTCTTAATCCTAACGGAAGGCCTGGTGCAGATAATGAATCTGACGCTGAGACAGCCAGAGCATCTGAAACTAAGCTTTCCGGCTTCCCTAATCCTTTCAGAGAAACGTTTGTGTTAAACTTTACAACTGAGAGCGAAGAGATGGTTAATATTGTAGTATATGATATGACCGGGAAACTTGTAGATAAACGTACAGTATCGGCTAATGAACTGCCAACGCTGCAAATTGGAGACAATTTTGCTGCAGGTGTTTACAATCTTATCCTTACGCAGGGTGAAACAATTAAAACACTGCGAGTGGTAAAGAACGTTAACTAA
- a CDS encoding PH domain-containing protein, whose protein sequence is MENFSNETIDVATLPKFEETALAGLEPAYWKVVLFNIALTFLIIASAAYLVFYFADNLPVQFWIVAVAFFTGLLLSVIIAMISFKNKGYAFREHDIIYRTGAIAISTHIIPYNRIQHAALHEGFISRKLGLAAVEIFTAGGDGSDMKIPGLKKAQAENLRQLIVGKIIKQSADE, encoded by the coding sequence ATGGAAAATTTCAGCAACGAAACTATTGATGTAGCTACACTTCCAAAATTTGAGGAAACTGCACTTGCCGGCCTTGAGCCTGCATACTGGAAGGTGGTACTGTTTAATATTGCTTTAACTTTTTTGATTATAGCTTCGGCAGCCTATTTGGTATTTTATTTTGCAGATAATCTTCCTGTTCAATTTTGGATAGTGGCAGTAGCTTTTTTCACAGGGCTTTTATTAAGTGTAATTATCGCCATGATAAGCTTTAAGAATAAAGGTTACGCCTTCAGGGAACATGATATCATTTACCGGACAGGGGCAATTGCCATAAGTACGCATATTATACCTTATAACCGTATACAGCACGCCGCGTTGCATGAAGGCTTCATATCTAGGAAACTTGGCCTCGCCGCTGTTGAGATATTTACCGCAGGTGGTGACGGCAGCGACATGAAGATTCCGGGCTTAAAAAAAGCCCAGGCTGAAAACCTCAGACAGCTTATTGTAGGAAAGATTATAAAACAATCAGCTGATGAATAG
- a CDS encoding 1,4-dihydroxy-2-naphthoyl-CoA synthase — protein sequence MSEINWKTVKEFEDITYKKCDGVARIAFNRPDVRNAFRPKTTSELFEAFLDAREDTSIGVVLLSAEGPSSKDGVYSFCSGGDQKARGHQGYVGDDGMHRLNILEVQRLIRFMPKVVIAVVPGWAVGGGHSLHVVCDLTLASKEHAIFKQTDADVTSFDGGYGSAYLAKMVGQKRAREIFFLGRNYSAQEAYEMGMVNAVIPHAELEDTAYEWAQEILGKSPTAIKMLKFAFNLTDDGMVGQQVFAGEATRLTYMTEEAKEGRDAFLEKRKPNFRDIKWIP from the coding sequence ATGAGCGAAATAAACTGGAAAACTGTAAAAGAATTTGAAGATATAACCTATAAGAAATGTGATGGTGTGGCACGCATAGCCTTTAACAGGCCTGATGTACGCAATGCGTTCCGCCCGAAAACAACCAGCGAACTGTTTGAAGCTTTCCTTGATGCCCGGGAAGATACTTCTATAGGCGTAGTACTGCTTTCAGCAGAGGGGCCATCATCTAAAGACGGTGTGTATTCATTTTGCAGCGGAGGCGACCAAAAGGCTCGCGGCCACCAGGGTTATGTAGGCGATGATGGTATGCACAGGCTGAATATCCTGGAAGTACAGCGCCTTATACGCTTTATGCCAAAAGTGGTTATAGCAGTTGTTCCTGGCTGGGCAGTAGGTGGCGGGCATAGCCTTCATGTGGTGTGTGACCTTACGCTGGCGAGCAAAGAACACGCGATTTTTAAACAAACTGATGCAGACGTAACCAGCTTTGACGGAGGGTATGGCTCGGCTTACCTTGCTAAGATGGTAGGGCAGAAGCGTGCCAGGGAGATTTTCTTTCTTGGGCGCAATTATTCGGCACAGGAAGCTTATGAAATGGGTATGGTAAATGCCGTTATACCTCATGCTGAGCTTGAGGACACGGCTTATGAATGGGCACAGGAGATACTTGGTAAATCGCCAACTGCAATTAAGATGCTGAAGTTTGCTTTTAACCTTACCGATGACGGAATGGTAGGCCAGCAGGTGTTTGCCGGTGAAGCAACCCGTTTAACTTACATGACTGAAGAAGCCAAAGAAGGCCGCGATGCATTCCTTGAAAAAAGGAAACCGAATTTCAGGGATATTAAATGGATTCCGTAA